GCTGTGGGGAGCCCAGGCGATGGCGTTGACACTGGCCTGGTGCCGCTGCAGCTCCACGACTGGAAGCGTGGGGAAGCGGATGTCCAGGACGACTACCTTGGCGCTGTCCATAATGATAGTGGCCATGTACCGGGGGTCCTGTTTGTTCCAACCAAGGCGGACGAGCGGCGTATCGGGCTCGGAGCTCTCGTAGATAATGGTGGAGTGCTCCTTGTCGCGGAGGTCGAAAACCCTAACGGAGCCGTCAGCGGAAACGGAGGCAAAGACGCCGACGCCGCCCCAAGCGATGTCATAGACCTCCTTGTCGTGGGCGATGAGCTGGGTGTCGACGGTCTCGCGGTCGATGTCCCAGATGGTGCAGGTGGTGTCGATGCTGGAGGTGCCGATGCGCTTGGGCTCGGCCTCGTTCCAGTCGAAGGAGGTGAGGGGGCCGGAGAACTCGCTGTTGCGGTTGTTGTTGAGGAGGCTCTTCATGTCGACGCGGGTTCCATCGTCGGCGACCCTCCAGACCCGGAGGTAGTCACTGGAGGTGGCGAGGAGGTCGGGCTTCTGGCACTCCTTGTCAGGGATGAAGATAACCTTGGTAGGGGGATA
This portion of the Coffea eugenioides isolate CCC68of chromosome 11, Ceug_1.0, whole genome shotgun sequence genome encodes:
- the LOC113751303 gene encoding WD repeat-containing protein LWD1 codes for the protein MGASSDPTQDGSDEQQRRSEIYTYEAPWHIYAMNWSVRRDKKYRLAISSLMEQYPNRLEIVQLDDTNGEIRSDPNLCFEHPYPPTKVIFIPDKECQKPDLLATSSDYLRVWRVADDGTRVDMKSLLNNNRNSEFSGPLTSFDWNEAEPKRIGTSSIDTTCTIWDIDRETVDTQLIAHDKEVYDIAWGGVGVFASVSADGSVRVFDLRDKEHSTIIYESSEPDTPLVRLGWNKQDPRYMATIIMDSAKVVVLDIRFPTLPVVELQRHQASVNAIAWAPHSSCHICTAGDDSQALIWDLSSMGQPIEGGLDPILAYTAGAEIEQLQWSSSQPDWVAIAFSNKLQILRV